Proteins co-encoded in one Papaver somniferum cultivar HN1 chromosome 5, ASM357369v1, whole genome shotgun sequence genomic window:
- the LOC113281817 gene encoding exocyst complex component EXO70E2-like → MAECKPMMPNLEGEENVIAATQHIVRVLGTSKNLTEEMRKILEDLDNQLSTMVLTAENKEREVSDFEKEFSAIQGKIRKWESDESMIWDSGVDAAAEYLQDIHEAQNLSERLGGLSVKEDGEDNKLLQQVHSVLQTAMARLEEELTHILAQNKQSFEPEHMSFRSHEEEINYEDSFASVEDDPSEDSLRRDSSSKNPEDYIIDLVDPVVISHLNRIVNTMFSSGFDQECCQAYINTRRDALDECLYLLEVEKLSIEEVLRTEWSNLIVRIKKWNRAMKIFLRVYLASEEQLCDQIFGEFESAKQTCFVEISKSPMFQLLTFGEAIAIGPRQPEKLFLILDMYEILSDLLPDVDALFVEEAGSTVRFECREVLKRLGDSVRGTVSEFENAVGSNVSTNPFAGGGIHHLTKYVMNYIKALTGYSGTLNLLFLEATDEDDTISLMPNTLPAVDEKEYEGETANFSASPMAYHLRSVTSVLESNLDVKSKLYRDVALQQFFLMNNIYYMVQKVKGPELRPLFGNDWIKQHNGKFQQYAMNYERATWNSVLSLLKEEGMCTPGSHSVSKKVLKERFKSFNLAFEEAYRSQTAWLIPDIQLREDLRISVSLKVIQAYRTFMGRHEGTLDSRSTEKYIKYNAEDLENFILDLFEGSPRSLPNSRRR, encoded by the coding sequence ATGGCAGAATGTAAACCTATGATGCCAAATTTAGAAGGGGAAGAAAATGTGATCGCTGCAACACAACACATAGTAAGGGTATTAGGGACGAGTAAGAATTTGACGGAGGAAATGAGGAAGATCTTGGAAGATCTGGATAACCAGTTGTCTACCATGGTCCTAACAGCAGAAAACAAAGAAAGGGAGGTTAGCGATTTTGAAAAAGAGTTTTCCGCAATTCAAGGGAAGATTAGGAAATGGGAGTCTGATGAGTCTATGATATGGGATTCTGGAGTTGATGCAGCTGCTGAGTATCTTCAAGACATTCATGAAGCTCAAAACTTATCAGAAAGGTTGGGAGGTTTGTCTGTGAAGGAAGATGGAGAAGATAATAAGCTTCTGCAACAGGTACACAGTGTTCTTCAGACTGCGATGGCAAGGCTTGAAGAAGAGCTTACTCACATTCTTGCTCAGAATAAACAGTCTTTTGAACCGGAGCATATGTCCTTCCGTTCTCATGAAGAAGAGATCAATTATGAGGACTCATTTGCCTCCGTTGAGGATGATCCTAGTGAGGATTCACTTCGGAGAGATAGCAGTAGCAAAAATCCAGAGGACTATATCATCGATTTGGTCGATCCAGTTGTAATTTCTCATCTGAATAGAATTGTGAACACAATGTTCAGTTCTGGTTTCGATCAAGAATGTTGTCAGGCTTACATTAACACCCGTAGAGATGCTTTAGATGAGTGCCTCTACCTACTTGAAGTAGAGAAACTGAGCATTGAGGAGGTACTGAGGACAGAATGGAGTAACTTGATTGTCAGGATTAAGAAATGGAACCGAGCTATGAAGATCTTCCTGCGCGTCTATCTTGCAAGTGAGGAACAACTCTGTGATCAGATATTCGGGGAGTTTGAATCAGCTAAACAGACTTGTTTTGTGGAGATTTCTAAATCTCCAATGTTTCAGCTCCTCACTTTTGGCGAAGCTATAGCTATTGGACCCCGACAGCCAGAAAAGTTGTTTTTGATACTTGATATGTACGAGATCTTATCAGATTTGCTACCTGATGTAGATGCTTTGTTCGTTGAAGAGGCTGGGTCTACTGTTAGATTTGAGTGTCGTGAGGTCCTTAAAAGATTGGGTGATTCTGTTAGAGGAACTGTTTCGGAATTTGAGAATGCAGTTGGTTCAAATGTCTCGACTAATCCATTTGCTGGAGGAGGTATTCATCATTTAACCAAGTACGTCATGAATTACATCAAGGCACTTACTGGTTATAGTGGTACCCTGAATCTGCTTTTTCTCGAGGCTACTGATGAAGATGATACTATATCATTAATGCCTAATACGCTTCCTGCTGTCGATGAAAAAGAATATGAGGGTGAAACCGCAAATTTCAGTGCATCCCCAATGGCTTACCATCTCAGGTCAGTCACTTCAGTTCTGGAGTCAAACCTTGATGTCAAGTCGAAATTGTATCGAGATGTGGCTTTACAACAGTTCTTCCTTATGAACAATATCTACTACATGGTTCAAAAGGTTAAGGGTCCAGAACTCAGGCCCCTATTTGGAAATGACTGGATCAAACAACACAATGGGAAATTCCAACAGTATGCAATGAACTATGAGAGAGCAACTTGGAATTCTGTCCTATCGTTACTGAAGGAAGAGGGGATGTGCACTCCTGGTTCACATTCGGTATCAAAGAAAGTTCTCAAAGAGAGGTTTAAAAGCTTTAATCTCGCATTTGAGGAGGCTTACAGGAGTCAAACAGCATGGTTAATCCCAGATATTCAGCTACGAGAAGATCTTCGAATCTCAGTGTCACTGAAAGTAATTCAGGCATACCGAACATTCATGGGAAGACATGAAGGTACGCTCGATAGCAGGAGCACTGAAAAGTACATCAAATACAATGCAGAAGATTTGGAGAATTTTATCTTAGATCTCTTCGAAGGGTCTCCTAGATCATTACCAAACTCTCGCAGGCGATGA
- the LOC113281816 gene encoding glycine-rich RNA-binding protein 2, mitochondrial-like has translation MAFMSKVGNLLRQSVSRNINSDLCGSNPSIFQAIRSMSSSKVFVGGLSWNTDETSLRQAFADCGEIIDARVIMDRDSGRSRGFGFVTYTSTEEASKAISTFDGQNVDGRTVRVNYATERAPRSFGGGGYNSGGGYNSGGGYGYNSGGGSYNSGGGGYNSGGGGFNSGGGYGDGGNTYGGAGGGGGYGSESSGGGNFSVAGGVGGSESNFNDGVGGGESGDSSFASGGYTGNTGGSFDQTGPLEGSFKDDDGQPDDYANRQA, from the exons ATGGCCTTCATGAGTAAAGTTGGGAATCTGCTTAGGCAGAGTGTGAGCAGGAATATTAATTCAGATTTGTGTGGATCCAATCCATCTATTTTTCAAGCAATAAGGAGCATGTCATCTTCCAAAGTCTTCGTTGGAG GGTTATCTTGGAATACTGATGAGACATCCCTGAGACAAGCTTTCGCTGATTGTGGAGAAattattgatg CAAGAGTCATCATGGATCGTGATTCGGGAAGATCTAGAGGCTTTGGATTTGTGACTTACACATCTACTGAGGAGGCTTCTAAAGCCATCAGTACTTTCGACGGACAG AATGTTGATGGTCGAACGGTGAGAGTGAATTATGCAACCGAACGAGCACCCCGAAGCTTTGGTGGGGGTGGCTATAACAGTGGGGGTGGCTATAACAGCGGGGGTGGCTATGGCTATAACAGTGGTGGAGGTAGCTATAACAGCGGTGGGGGTGGCTATAATAGTGGTGGGGGTGGCTTCAACAGCGGTGGGGGATATGGTGATGGTGGTAACACTTATGGTGGtgctggaggtggaggtggttATGGAAGTGAAAGCAGTGGTGGCGGAAATTTTAGTGTTGCTGGTGGTGTTGGTGGCAGCGAAAGCAACTTTAATGATGGTGTAGGAGGTGGTGAATCTGGTGATAGCAGCTTTGCTAGTGGTGGCTACACAGGCAACACAGGAGGTTCTTTTGACCAGACAGGTCCCTTGGAAGGGAGTTTCAAAGATGATGATGGCCAGCCAGATGACTATGCCAACAGGCAAGCTTGA
- the LOC113279147 gene encoding uncharacterized protein LOC113279147 — translation MATVKGKQDVHSYHQMDREMYSRLVIKLCRDPFRCMDIIALWMCVEHVSYPNFVLKIMKLKESVLNTAADEAILILDCITSKTPPPKLKTKKVIPYTLSLTSNKEISLANLYECKGRVISGITQKVDEVCIKAFYDILQKALEKNPKFRHQPTGGLNFGADKYRSELASLINVSASSSSTKDASNVSASSSTTNNASKGEKRTMFVTFSQGFPTSDQELIEYFVGLYGNCVERVHLQEKKQPLHARVVFSSSSTIKKFLGGQEKVKFTINGKQLCARRYLAK, via the exons ATGGCAACTGTTAAGGGAAAACAAGACGTCCACTCATATCATCAAATGGATAGGGAAATGTACTCTCGACTTGTAATCAAACTATGTCGAGACCCTTTTCGTTGCATGGATATTATAGCATTGTGGATGTGTGTAGAACATGTTAGTTATCCAAATTTTGTTCTAAAAATAATGAAGTTAAAAGAGAGTGTACTGAATACGGCCGCGGACGAAGCAATTCTGATACTAGATTGCATTACATCAAAGACACCACCGCCTAAGTTGAAGACCAAGAAGGTGATTCCATATACGCTGAGTTTAACGAGCAACAAAGAAATCTCGTTGGCCAACTTGTATGAGTGTAAGGGTCGGGTGATAAGTGGAATTACTCAGAAAGTGGATGAAGTATGTATTAAGGCTTTCTATGATATCTTACAGAAGGCATTGGAAAAGAACCCCAAGTTTCGCCATCAACCTACCGGGGGTCTGAACTTCGGTGCAGATAAATATAGAAGTGAGTTGGCCTCACTCATTAATGTCTCAGCATCAAGTTCAAGCACAAAGGATGCTTCGAATGTGTCAGCATCAAGTTCAACCACAAATAATGCTTCGAAAGGTGAGAAAAGAACGATGTTCGTCACATTTTCCCAGGGGTTTCCTACATCTGACCAGGAGTTAATCGAATACTTTGTTGG ACTATATGGCAATTGCGTTGAAAGGGTACATCTGCAGGAAAAGAAGCAGCCCCTGCATGCTCGTGttgtgttttcttcttcttcgacgatTAAGAAATTCCTTGGTGGTCAGGAAAAGGTTAAGTTTACCATTAATGGAAAGCAACTATGTGCACGACGTTACCTAGCAAAATGA
- the LOC113281815 gene encoding uncharacterized protein LOC113281815 isoform X2, with amino-acid sequence MTRGCDSEMASTSGFDDEMLGNYGRLDGYNILSLSSLAPGISNTMNNQDKGKMIQGSNEGGGESGGRPPSNCRGGMGSYQSYAKSGSSLRSRRARGFSAKPLSSLESCLVAQLYKERVEMEEYVFSTFPSPSRQTVRPLVVKDGTRVISRASSDSYSAHLESGKSMLHNGFDVNGRDVVVGVPPLPQIGPLEMKQKRAKGRVGKLSSCKTKVMGKNFMSQVSSGSANGMFLFCLGITVGVMSTVVANKREVDKLHALLKQTENLVQDLQEELEMKDSLTVKELPNEDDESQETNDHSFHNVGMTSFSSELSSLNYGDKRSDVQKLELEENSEMMKIEAELEAELERLELNMQATSLEGRLYGLDELDPDLVGNIVQGELRPDMVKGGADFRADSDKDASGTSTTQTGNVNYAVSPRALSLRLHEVIQSRLEGRIEELESELQNSQKRVTLMEYKQQQNLQSNYSNGGPRSSSQESRTLDEDNSIAQPLVLNLSGDALDSYNETYEELLGVTLTDEEEEHTPSTVRHENQINNGRLHWERNLFPNWNGTTENGSFQPVKVIKERYPTPMSSFSDKRKTLERFSNEVGEFEEENGDDDYDDDDGDEMGRLLIQKIVEKTKKGSPLVLNAQKLLFSLDDKV; translated from the exons ATGACAAGGGGGTGTGATTCAGAAATGGCATCTACTAGTGGATTTGATGATGAAATGCTGGGGAATTATGGTAGACTTGATGGTTACAATATACTTTCGTTATCGAGTTTGGCGCCTGGTATTTCAAATACAATGAATAATCAAGATAAAGGGAAAATGATTCAGGGAAGTAACGAGGGGGGTGGTGAATCCGGCGGCAGACCACCTTCGAATTGCAGAGGAGGAATGGGTTCTTATCAGTCGTATGCGAAAAGTGGAAGCTCTCTTAGAAGCAGACGTGCTCGGGGGTTTTCTGCTAAACCATTAAGTTCTTTAGAAAGTTGTCTTGTAGCTCAGCTTTATAAGGAACGCGTTGAAATGGAAGAATATGTTTTTAGTACATTCCCATCTCCTTCGAGACAAACTGTGAGGCCACTTGTTGTGAAGGATGGAACCCGGGTAATTAGTAGGGCGAGCAGTGATTCTTATAGTGCACATTTGGAGAGTGGAAAAAGTATGTTGCataatggttttgatgttaatggAAGGGATGTAGTAGTAGGGGTTCCACCTCTTCCGCAGATAGGTCCATTGGAAATGAAACAAAAAAGAGCAAAGGGGCGAGTTGGGAAGTTAAGCAGTTGCAAAACTAAGGTGATGGGAAAAAATTTCATGTCACAAG TGTCGTCGGGATCAGCCAATGGAATGTTTCTTTTCTGCCTTGGAATCACTGTTGGGGTGATGTCTACCGTGGTAGCAAATAAAAGAGAAGTTGACAAGTTACATGCGCTGTTAAAGCAGACTGAGAACTTGGTTCAAGATCTGCAGGAGGAGCTCGAGATGAAAGATTCACTTACGGTGAAGGAACTACCTAATGAGGATGATGAATCCCAAGAAACCAATGATCATTCCTTTCATAATGTGGGTATGACATCATTCTCTTCTGAGCTGTCATCCTTGAATTATGGTGATAAAAGATCAGATGTTCAGAAACTTGAGCTAGAGGAAAATTCAGAAATGATGAAAATTGAAGCAGAGCTTGAAGCTGAATTAGAAAGGTTGGAACTAAACATGCAAGCAACTAGCTTGGAAGGAAGATTGTATGGTCTTGACGAG CTTGATCCAGACTTAGTCGGCAACATCGTTCAAGGGGAATTGAGACCTGACATGGTGAAAGGGGGTGCTGATTTCCGAGCTGACTCAGATAAGGACGCAAGTGGAACGTCTACCACTCAGACTGGAAATGTGAACTACGCCGTGTCACCTAGAGCACTGAGCTTGCGATTGCATGAAGTTATCCAATCAAGACTAGAAGGAAGAATTGAGGAACTCGAATCTGAACTCCAAAATAGCCAGAAAAGAGTAACCCTGATGGAGTATAAGCAGCAGCAGAACCTTCAGAGCAACTACTCAAATGGTGGACCAAGGTCTTCATCTCAGGAGAGTCGTACTCTAGATGAAGATAACTCGATTGCACAACCGTTAGTTCTAAATCTGTCTGGCGATGCTCTGGATTCTTACAATGAGACGTATGAGGAACTTTTGGGGGTAACACTTACAGATGAAGAGGAGGAACATACTCCATCAACAGTGCGTCATGAAAACCAAATTAACAATGGAAGATTACACTGGGAACGAAATCTCTTTCCAAATTGGAATGGAACCACAGAGAATGGGTCCTTTCAGCCAGTTAAAGTGATCAAAGAAAGGTACCCTACACCGATGTCCTCATTTAGTGATAAGAGAAAGACATTGGAGAGGTTCTCAAATGAAGTTGGGGAGTTTGAGGAAGAAAATGGAGATGACGACTACGATGACGACGATGGGGATGAGATGGGAAGGTTACTGATACAAAAGATTGTGGAGAAAACCAAGAAAGGTTCTCCTTTAGTTTTGAATGCTCAAAAATTGTTGTTTTCATTGGATGATAAGGTATAA
- the LOC113281815 gene encoding uncharacterized protein LOC113281815 isoform X1 — protein MDLWVVAAAAGAGLAKHWQKKSKETEECSGDVIAAGKSSSHPVLEQVTNKTCPFRRFGRKRIEEESSASRHEVLGRLDEKVLEMTRGCDSEMASTSGFDDEMLGNYGRLDGYNILSLSSLAPGISNTMNNQDKGKMIQGSNEGGGESGGRPPSNCRGGMGSYQSYAKSGSSLRSRRARGFSAKPLSSLESCLVAQLYKERVEMEEYVFSTFPSPSRQTVRPLVVKDGTRVISRASSDSYSAHLESGKSMLHNGFDVNGRDVVVGVPPLPQIGPLEMKQKRAKGRVGKLSSCKTKVMGKNFMSQVSSGSANGMFLFCLGITVGVMSTVVANKREVDKLHALLKQTENLVQDLQEELEMKDSLTVKELPNEDDESQETNDHSFHNVGMTSFSSELSSLNYGDKRSDVQKLELEENSEMMKIEAELEAELERLELNMQATSLEGRLYGLDELDPDLVGNIVQGELRPDMVKGGADFRADSDKDASGTSTTQTGNVNYAVSPRALSLRLHEVIQSRLEGRIEELESELQNSQKRVTLMEYKQQQNLQSNYSNGGPRSSSQESRTLDEDNSIAQPLVLNLSGDALDSYNETYEELLGVTLTDEEEEHTPSTVRHENQINNGRLHWERNLFPNWNGTTENGSFQPVKVIKERYPTPMSSFSDKRKTLERFSNEVGEFEEENGDDDYDDDDGDEMGRLLIQKIVEKTKKGSPLVLNAQKLLFSLDDKV, from the exons ATGGATTTGTGGGTTGTTGCAGCAGCTGCTGGTGCTGGATTAGCTAAGCATTGGCAAAAAAAATCAAAGGAGACAGAGGAATGTTCTGGGGATGTCATTGCTGCTGGGAAATCTAGTTCACACCCAGTACTGGAACAGGTAACTAATAAGACTTGTCCTTTCCGAAGATTTGGACGTAAACGAATTGAAGAAGAGTCTTCTGCAAGTAGACATGAAGTATTGGGTAGATTGGATGAGAAGGTTTTAGAAATGACAAGGGGGTGTGATTCAGAAATGGCATCTACTAGTGGATTTGATGATGAAATGCTGGGGAATTATGGTAGACTTGATGGTTACAATATACTTTCGTTATCGAGTTTGGCGCCTGGTATTTCAAATACAATGAATAATCAAGATAAAGGGAAAATGATTCAGGGAAGTAACGAGGGGGGTGGTGAATCCGGCGGCAGACCACCTTCGAATTGCAGAGGAGGAATGGGTTCTTATCAGTCGTATGCGAAAAGTGGAAGCTCTCTTAGAAGCAGACGTGCTCGGGGGTTTTCTGCTAAACCATTAAGTTCTTTAGAAAGTTGTCTTGTAGCTCAGCTTTATAAGGAACGCGTTGAAATGGAAGAATATGTTTTTAGTACATTCCCATCTCCTTCGAGACAAACTGTGAGGCCACTTGTTGTGAAGGATGGAACCCGGGTAATTAGTAGGGCGAGCAGTGATTCTTATAGTGCACATTTGGAGAGTGGAAAAAGTATGTTGCataatggttttgatgttaatggAAGGGATGTAGTAGTAGGGGTTCCACCTCTTCCGCAGATAGGTCCATTGGAAATGAAACAAAAAAGAGCAAAGGGGCGAGTTGGGAAGTTAAGCAGTTGCAAAACTAAGGTGATGGGAAAAAATTTCATGTCACAAG TGTCGTCGGGATCAGCCAATGGAATGTTTCTTTTCTGCCTTGGAATCACTGTTGGGGTGATGTCTACCGTGGTAGCAAATAAAAGAGAAGTTGACAAGTTACATGCGCTGTTAAAGCAGACTGAGAACTTGGTTCAAGATCTGCAGGAGGAGCTCGAGATGAAAGATTCACTTACGGTGAAGGAACTACCTAATGAGGATGATGAATCCCAAGAAACCAATGATCATTCCTTTCATAATGTGGGTATGACATCATTCTCTTCTGAGCTGTCATCCTTGAATTATGGTGATAAAAGATCAGATGTTCAGAAACTTGAGCTAGAGGAAAATTCAGAAATGATGAAAATTGAAGCAGAGCTTGAAGCTGAATTAGAAAGGTTGGAACTAAACATGCAAGCAACTAGCTTGGAAGGAAGATTGTATGGTCTTGACGAG CTTGATCCAGACTTAGTCGGCAACATCGTTCAAGGGGAATTGAGACCTGACATGGTGAAAGGGGGTGCTGATTTCCGAGCTGACTCAGATAAGGACGCAAGTGGAACGTCTACCACTCAGACTGGAAATGTGAACTACGCCGTGTCACCTAGAGCACTGAGCTTGCGATTGCATGAAGTTATCCAATCAAGACTAGAAGGAAGAATTGAGGAACTCGAATCTGAACTCCAAAATAGCCAGAAAAGAGTAACCCTGATGGAGTATAAGCAGCAGCAGAACCTTCAGAGCAACTACTCAAATGGTGGACCAAGGTCTTCATCTCAGGAGAGTCGTACTCTAGATGAAGATAACTCGATTGCACAACCGTTAGTTCTAAATCTGTCTGGCGATGCTCTGGATTCTTACAATGAGACGTATGAGGAACTTTTGGGGGTAACACTTACAGATGAAGAGGAGGAACATACTCCATCAACAGTGCGTCATGAAAACCAAATTAACAATGGAAGATTACACTGGGAACGAAATCTCTTTCCAAATTGGAATGGAACCACAGAGAATGGGTCCTTTCAGCCAGTTAAAGTGATCAAAGAAAGGTACCCTACACCGATGTCCTCATTTAGTGATAAGAGAAAGACATTGGAGAGGTTCTCAAATGAAGTTGGGGAGTTTGAGGAAGAAAATGGAGATGACGACTACGATGACGACGATGGGGATGAGATGGGAAGGTTACTGATACAAAAGATTGTGGAGAAAACCAAGAAAGGTTCTCCTTTAGTTTTGAATGCTCAAAAATTGTTGTTTTCATTGGATGATAAGGTATAA